In the genome of Pseudomonas putida, one region contains:
- a CDS encoding VOC family protein has translation MPPFIIQHIDHIVLRVQDLERSIAFYCDLLGCQVSRTRDDLGMVHLAAGTAMIDLVTLDGPLGRPGGPGSNGQGNNLHHFCLRIEPFDEQALTTYLQAAGVTVEPAEKRYGAEGEGPSLYCFDPDGNQVELKGPLS, from the coding sequence ATGCCACCTTTCATCATTCAGCACATCGATCATATCGTCCTACGGGTCCAGGATCTGGAGCGCAGCATCGCCTTCTACTGTGACCTGCTCGGCTGCCAGGTGAGCCGAACGCGCGATGACCTCGGGATGGTCCATCTGGCGGCGGGCACCGCGATGATCGATCTGGTGACCCTCGATGGCCCCCTGGGACGCCCGGGCGGGCCGGGGTCGAACGGGCAGGGCAACAACCTTCATCACTTCTGTCTGCGCATCGAGCCGTTCGACGAACAGGCCCTGACCACCTACCTGCAAGCGGCGGGCGTCACCGTCGAGCCTGCCGAGAAGCGCTATGGCGCCGAGGGCGAAGGCCCCTCGCTGTACTGCTTCGACCCGGACGGCAACCAGGTGGAGCTCAAGGGGCCGTTGTCATGA